In a genomic window of candidate division WOR-3 bacterium:
- the phoU gene encoding phosphate signaling complex protein PhoU yields the protein MTILEQKVSELKEKLLTMAGRVEEMVRASIQALVKRDTSAAERVIQELEEQVNSSEIEIEDLAINLVALYQPEASNLRTITMVIKINNDLERIGDHAVNIAEAALFLIPRPPVKPLIDLPRMAEAAVNMLHDSLDAFTRSDAELARAVCARDSIVDSLKDQINRELITYMTSDASTIDRALKLMLISLNLERIADLATNISEDVIYAVKGEVIKHGKCESAG from the coding sequence ATGACGATTCTGGAACAGAAGGTCAGTGAGTTGAAGGAGAAGCTGCTGACGATGGCAGGCAGGGTTGAGGAGATGGTGAGAGCAAGTATTCAGGCACTGGTCAAAAGGGACACCAGCGCCGCGGAGCGGGTGATTCAGGAACTTGAAGAACAGGTCAACAGTTCAGAAATTGAAATTGAGGATCTGGCAATTAATCTCGTTGCACTTTATCAGCCTGAAGCCTCCAATCTCCGGACGATTACCATGGTGATCAAGATTAACAACGACTTGGAACGGATCGGTGACCATGCGGTTAATATTGCCGAGGCGGCGCTGTTTCTCATTCCCCGCCCGCCGGTGAAGCCTCTGATTGATCTACCCCGCATGGCAGAGGCGGCGGTCAACATGCTTCACGACAGTCTTGATGCCTTCACGCGCAGTGATGCCGAGCTGGCACGCGCCGTCTGTGCCCGGGATTCGATTGTCGATTCGTTGAAGGATCAGATTAATCGGGAACTGATTACCTATATGACCTCTGATGCCAGCACAATTGACCGGGCACTGAAGCTGATGCTGATTTCACTCAATCTGGAACGGATCGCAGACCTCGCCACGAATATTTCAGAAGATGTGATCTATGCCGTTAAGGGCGAGGTCATCAAACATGGCAAGTGCGAGTCAGCCGGTTGA
- a CDS encoding response regulator transcription factor yields the protein MASASQPVEFRQRLIAVVDDEHDILELVSLHLNRTGFQTETFVNAASFYEFLKRRIPDLIILDLMLPDVDGVDVCRFLKSQPDYSRIPVIMLTARTDEADRVLGLELGADDYITKPFSPRELVARVRSVLRRGEISSDEEQITVGGILTIHPRRHEVVVDGRKVPLTGTEFRLLWALAKRPGWVFSRDQLLNEIWGEEKAVIDRTIDVHISHLRVKLGQAGELIKNVRGVGYKIEA from the coding sequence ATGGCAAGTGCGAGTCAGCCGGTTGAATTCCGGCAGCGGCTCATCGCTGTCGTTGATGATGAACACGACATTCTGGAACTGGTATCGCTTCATCTTAACCGGACCGGCTTTCAGACTGAAACCTTTGTTAACGCCGCCAGTTTTTACGAGTTTCTAAAGAGGCGCATTCCGGATCTGATTATACTTGATCTGATGCTGCCGGATGTGGATGGGGTTGATGTCTGCCGTTTTCTAAAAAGTCAGCCTGATTATTCAAGGATTCCGGTCATCATGCTTACGGCACGGACCGACGAGGCGGACCGGGTGCTGGGTTTGGAGCTCGGTGCTGATGATTACATCACCAAGCCGTTTTCACCCCGGGAGCTGGTAGCAAGGGTACGTTCGGTGCTCCGTCGGGGCGAAATCAGCAGCGATGAAGAACAGATCACAGTGGGAGGGATTCTTACCATTCATCCCCGGCGTCATGAGGTGGTGGTCGATGGGAGGAAGGTTCCGCTGACGGGCACTGAATTCCGATTGCTCTGGGCACTGGCAAAAAGGCCGGGCTGGGTATTCAGCCGGGACCAGCTTCTTAACGAAATCTGGGGGGAGGAGAAGGCGGTAATTGACCGGACGATTGATGTTCACATCAGTCATCTGCGGGTAAAGCTCGGGCAGGCAGGCGAGCTGATCAAAAATGTCCGGGGCGTGGGCTACAAAATTGAAGCCTAA
- a CDS encoding ATP-binding protein, protein MSGAWATKLKPKLLIPDLRGTVYRSVVRLLVVGIVLGISTYALLVAYRPPEEFSDYVLWGLIALAAGLLPAGLLNWMLYRSLRHSVDEVVLACRKIVNGAYQFRFTPSRFDEFNRLFIAIGELGETIRVNSRELRQKQSWLEAVLNSIQDGLIVLDDRGMILIANRSFGQIAGAGDFSGKYYWQAIRHPVLSEIVTVLKDERGPVSQRIDIADRHFLINAARSATGEKVITFSDISEIVRTAEMKRDFIQNVSHELRTPLTAIKGYVETLSETVTDQEQNYLNIIKRHTDRLIRIVQDLMTLSRLETDRLVLEKEKTSVRELITDAVTACRPLLENKGLELKLDLPEPDVSIWGDRLYLEQALVNLLDNAVRYTEKGGIKVSGRFENNDLYLTVEDTGIGIPAEHLPRIFERFYVVDRGRSRQTGGTGLGLAIVKHIVNLHKGEIRVESTPGAGSRFTLILPVGK, encoded by the coding sequence ATGTCCGGGGCGTGGGCTACAAAATTGAAGCCTAAACTGCTGATACCGGATTTACGGGGGACCGTATACCGTTCAGTGGTCCGGCTGCTGGTGGTAGGAATTGTGCTAGGTATTTCTACTTATGCGTTGCTGGTTGCCTACCGACCGCCGGAGGAATTTTCGGACTATGTCCTTTGGGGGCTGATTGCCCTTGCTGCCGGACTGTTACCAGCCGGACTGCTTAACTGGATGCTGTATCGTTCACTGCGGCATTCCGTTGATGAGGTCGTCCTTGCCTGTCGGAAAATTGTCAATGGAGCTTATCAGTTTCGATTTACCCCGAGCAGATTTGATGAGTTTAACCGTCTGTTTATCGCCATCGGGGAGCTGGGGGAGACGATCCGGGTTAATTCTCGGGAACTCCGGCAGAAGCAGAGCTGGCTGGAGGCGGTCCTGAATTCAATTCAGGACGGACTGATAGTACTCGATGACCGCGGAATGATTCTGATTGCCAACCGCAGTTTCGGGCAGATTGCAGGGGCAGGGGATTTTTCAGGAAAATATTACTGGCAGGCGATCCGTCATCCGGTATTAAGCGAGATTGTTACGGTTCTGAAAGATGAACGCGGGCCGGTGAGCCAGCGGATTGATATTGCTGACCGGCATTTTCTAATTAATGCTGCCCGTTCAGCAACAGGTGAAAAGGTGATTACATTCAGTGATATTTCGGAGATAGTCCGGACGGCAGAGATGAAGCGTGATTTCATCCAGAATGTCTCCCATGAACTGCGAACTCCGCTTACCGCGATCAAAGGGTATGTTGAGACACTGAGCGAGACGGTTACCGATCAGGAACAGAACTATCTGAATATCATAAAACGGCATACAGACCGGCTGATCCGGATCGTTCAGGATCTTATGACCCTTTCCCGGCTGGAAACGGACCGGCTGGTACTTGAAAAGGAGAAGACAAGCGTTCGGGAGCTGATAACCGATGCGGTTACCGCCTGCAGACCGCTGCTGGAGAATAAAGGGCTGGAACTGAAGCTTGACCTGCCGGAACCGGATGTCAGCATTTGGGGTGATCGGCTGTATCTGGAACAGGCACTGGTTAATCTGCTCGATAATGCGGTGCGGTATACCGAAAAGGGGGGGATTAAGGTCAGCGGCCGGTTTGAAAATAATGATCTGTATCTGACGGTCGAGGATACTGGAATCGGGATACCGGCTGAGCACCTGCCGAGAATTTTTGAACGCTTCTATGTTGTGGACCGGGGACGGTCACGGCAGACCGGTGGAACCGGGCTGGGGCTGGCGATCGTCAAGCATATTGTCAATCTGCACAAGGGAGAGATCCGGGTTGAAAGTACCCCGGGTGCCGGTTCCAGATTTACCCTGATACTGCCGGTTGGAAAATGA
- a CDS encoding metallophosphoesterase family protein: protein MSAVCRLVHLSDLHLGGGYFVEGWGRQVVDTISMLNPDLLIITGDLTTEGHVHEYEQVIEYLGKFSVARRLIVPGNHDARNEGYMIFEELFGTRYPFFEDGKITVLGLDSSQPDIDDGHIGRSNYLMIAHRFQDRSGLKIVCLHHHLVPIPGTGRERHISTDAGDVLKLLVELDVRIALSGHKHLPWVWHIENTWLITGGTATSRRLKGRSYPSFNLLMIGEREFELVEINVATGEHIRKTGGAGLRLSDLDDFMRHRFPTLVRMDDEINTAVEVPVPDDPSGCIIN from the coding sequence ATGAGTGCAGTTTGCCGGCTGGTTCATCTTTCAGATCTGCACCTGGGCGGCGGCTACTTTGTAGAGGGATGGGGAAGGCAGGTGGTGGATACTATAAGTATGCTGAACCCAGATCTTCTTATAATTACTGGTGATCTGACGACCGAGGGGCATGTCCATGAATATGAACAGGTAATTGAGTATTTAGGAAAATTTTCAGTTGCCCGCAGGCTGATTGTACCCGGAAATCACGATGCCCGCAATGAGGGGTACATGATTTTTGAGGAACTGTTCGGTACCCGTTATCCGTTTTTTGAGGATGGAAAAATTACTGTTCTGGGGCTTGATTCCAGTCAGCCGGATATTGATGATGGTCACATCGGGCGGTCAAATTACCTGATGATTGCGCACCGGTTTCAGGACCGATCAGGGCTGAAAATTGTCTGCCTCCACCATCATCTGGTGCCCATTCCCGGAACCGGCCGGGAGCGGCACATCTCCACCGATGCCGGCGATGTGCTGAAACTGCTGGTGGAGCTCGACGTCAGAATCGCCCTTTCCGGTCATAAACATCTGCCCTGGGTCTGGCATATTGAAAACACCTGGCTTATTACCGGCGGAACCGCAACATCCCGGAGGTTGAAAGGGAGAAGTTACCCCTCGTTCAATTTGCTGATGATTGGAGAGAGGGAGTTTGAGCTGGTGGAGATCAATGTGGCTACCGGTGAACACATTCGGAAAACTGGTGGCGCCGGTTTAAGATTATCTGATCTTGATGATTTTATGCGTCACCGGTTTCCCACCTTGGTCAGAATGGATGATGAAATAAACACCGCAGTGGAGGTGCCGGTTCCGGACGATCCGTCCGGTTGCATCATAAATTAG
- a CDS encoding ATP-binding protein: MESKSIEQLLDAGFLDELQEGIWIADQEHRLVFANRVLVRLLAYESEQQLLGRSWRELLLPGDVAQVMRTLETGSVSCSLPYTRLLGNNGRTVPAKMVVNRRSKEKESWLVGMVVESPLAGINRDIDIWVSGQVMENAPDGICIIENGQIIYVNHRFEELTGYSSLQLGRMTLDRLLAPAYRKSVSQFIEDQHRLLTPAHQEVKIQHRTGREVDCELRVVPLEHANRHLLLCYLHDISELRQAERMRTEFVAMVSHDLRAPLAAIREAIALLADTAAQRLEEKQRRFLMIAQEEVDRLNRMIDNLIEVSRMEAGKVELNLRAVDLNDIINISLESMALLINKKNLKVVRRIPPRLPPVAGDPDRLLRVFNNLLDNAIKYSPDSGTIQIEIDFVDPEAPVLSEPGILANTRYLKVTITDEGPGIPTEFLDRIFGKFERVEPHGSGSGLGLAIVHSIVELHHGKVWARSTIGEGASFSFILPVKEI, translated from the coding sequence ATGGAAAGCAAATCCATCGAGCAACTGCTGGATGCCGGTTTTCTTGATGAATTACAGGAAGGCATCTGGATTGCCGACCAGGAACACCGGCTGGTCTTTGCCAACCGGGTGCTGGTCCGGCTGCTGGCATATGAAAGTGAACAGCAGCTGTTGGGGCGGAGCTGGCGGGAGCTGCTTCTGCCAGGTGATGTGGCGCAGGTGATGCGAACTCTGGAAACCGGCAGTGTCAGCTGCAGTCTGCCTTACACCCGTCTGCTGGGAAACAATGGCCGGACGGTCCCGGCGAAGATGGTCGTCAACCGGAGGTCAAAAGAAAAGGAAAGCTGGCTGGTGGGGATGGTGGTAGAATCGCCGCTGGCGGGAATTAACCGGGATATCGACATCTGGGTAAGTGGCCAGGTGATGGAGAATGCGCCTGATGGTATCTGTATCATTGAGAACGGGCAGATTATCTATGTGAATCATCGGTTTGAGGAATTGACCGGCTACAGTTCACTCCAGCTGGGCAGAATGACGCTGGACCGGCTGCTGGCTCCGGCTTACCGGAAAAGCGTAAGCCAGTTCATTGAGGACCAGCACCGGCTGCTGACGCCCGCGCATCAGGAGGTAAAGATTCAGCACCGGACCGGCCGGGAGGTTGATTGTGAGTTGCGGGTAGTGCCGCTGGAGCACGCCAACCGGCATCTCCTGCTCTGCTATCTGCACGATATTTCAGAACTGCGGCAGGCAGAGCGGATGCGGACCGAGTTTGTGGCGATGGTTTCTCATGATCTGAGGGCACCACTGGCAGCGATCCGGGAGGCGATTGCGCTCCTCGCCGATACCGCGGCGCAGCGCCTGGAGGAAAAACAGCGCCGGTTTCTGATGATCGCCCAGGAGGAGGTGGACCGGCTCAACCGGATGATTGATAACCTGATTGAGGTTTCCCGGATGGAAGCTGGCAAGGTTGAGCTCAATTTGAGGGCGGTGGACCTGAATGATATCATTAATATTTCGCTGGAAAGTATGGCGCTGCTGATTAACAAGAAGAATCTCAAGGTGGTGCGGCGGATACCGCCACGGCTGCCTCCGGTAGCCGGTGATCCGGACCGGCTGCTCCGGGTGTTCAACAACCTGCTGGACAATGCGATTAAGTACTCCCCGGACTCCGGGACAATTCAGATTGAGATTGATTTCGTGGATCCGGAGGCACCGGTGCTTTCTGAGCCCGGAATTCTGGCAAATACCCGTTACCTGAAAGTAACAATTACTGATGAAGGTCCGGGAATTCCGACTGAATTTCTTGACCGGATATTTGGCAAGTTTGAACGGGTGGAACCGCATGGTTCCGGCAGCGGTCTGGGGCTGGCGATTGTCCATTCGATCGTGGAACTGCATCATGGCAAGGTGTGGGCGCGTTCTACTATTGGAGAAGGGGCAAGTTTCAGTTTTATCCTGCCGGTGAAGGAGATCTGA
- a CDS encoding response regulator transcription factor, giving the protein MSEKKKILIVEDEVNLRELVKARLEENNYEVITVADGFNAIIQSRKVKPDLIILDLMIPHIDGYAVCRVLKSTPELSSIPVIMFTARTSMDDLRRGMEMGADAYLMKPFKPEEMLAKIRELLERRESPPEAAPAVTQGGPVGGVVSEQGGQTSPENTAGSGAGPSAK; this is encoded by the coding sequence ATGAGCGAAAAGAAGAAAATTCTGATAGTTGAGGACGAGGTCAATCTCCGGGAGCTGGTGAAGGCACGGCTCGAGGAGAACAATTATGAGGTTATAACCGTCGCCGACGGGTTCAATGCAATTATTCAGTCCCGGAAGGTCAAGCCGGATCTGATCATCCTTGATCTGATGATTCCCCATATCGACGGGTATGCGGTCTGCCGGGTGCTGAAGTCCACTCCGGAGCTGAGCAGTATCCCGGTGATCATGTTCACCGCCCGCACTTCGATGGATGACCTGCGCCGGGGGATGGAGATGGGTGCGGATGCCTATCTTATGAAGCCGTTCAAGCCGGAAGAGATGCTGGCGAAGATCCGGGAGCTGCTGGAACGCAGGGAGTCACCGCCGGAAGCGGCGCCGGCAGTCACTCAGGGCGGGCCGGTGGGCGGAGTGGTTTCTGAGCAGGGTGGCCAGACATCGCCGGAGAACACCGCAGGGAGCGGTGCAGGTCCGAGTGCAAAATGA
- the nadC gene encoding carboxylating nicotinate-nucleotide diphosphorylase, translating into MNLEQLIKAALAEDIGSGDITSRLLIPENQKGVAHIIANGTGILAGIKICGQVFKAVDRRIQYEPFYRDSSRFRRGAILARVAGPARSILTAERTALNFLCRLSGIATLTAKFVSRIKGSRAIILDTRKTTPGWRELEKYAVRCGGGRNHRMGLYDMVLIKDNHLTLVGSVTEALNRAKGAKVPVMIEVKTIDQLREALAAGAKRIMLDNMTVPQLRRAVQINAGQAKLEASGGVSLKNVQQIARSGVDFISVGELTHSAPAADISLEFSTEM; encoded by the coding sequence ATGAACCTTGAACAGCTGATTAAAGCCGCACTGGCAGAGGATATCGGTTCAGGCGACATCACCAGTCGCCTGCTGATTCCGGAAAATCAGAAGGGAGTTGCCCATATTATTGCCAATGGCACCGGCATTCTTGCCGGAATTAAAATCTGCGGGCAGGTTTTCAAGGCGGTGGACCGTCGGATCCAGTATGAACCCTTTTACCGGGACAGCAGCCGGTTCCGGCGCGGCGCGATTCTTGCCCGGGTTGCCGGTCCGGCACGTTCAATTCTGACTGCAGAGCGCACCGCGCTCAATTTCCTGTGCCGGCTTTCCGGAATTGCTACCCTGACCGCCAAGTTTGTCTCCCGGATCAAGGGTTCCCGGGCGATTATCCTTGATACCCGGAAAACCACACCCGGCTGGCGGGAACTGGAGAAATATGCGGTCCGGTGTGGAGGTGGCAGAAACCACCGGATGGGGCTCTATGATATGGTGCTGATCAAGGATAATCACCTGACGCTGGTCGGTTCAGTGACCGAGGCACTCAACCGGGCAAAGGGGGCAAAGGTGCCAGTGATGATTGAGGTCAAGACGATTGACCAGCTGCGTGAGGCGCTGGCAGCCGGTGCCAAGCGGATCATGCTGGACAACATGACCGTCCCGCAGCTGCGCCGGGCGGTCCAGATCAATGCCGGACAGGCGAAACTTGAGGCATCGGGCGGTGTCAGTCTGAAGAATGTGCAGCAGATTGCCCGTTCGGGCGTTGACTTCATTTCGGTGGGCGAGCTGACCCATTCGGCACCCGCTGCCGATATCAGTCTGGAATTTTCAACCGAAATGTAG
- the dprA gene encoding DNA-processing protein DprA, whose translation MQNKELLVDLYSIPGMTEYRLKGLLATFQNPEAIFQAEKEKLTAVPGIVPELAQAIISYQRSAETTARLKTLRTLGVKIIDFLDPEFPENLRNLPHMPPVLFIRGEIKSGDRQAVAVIGTRRPSHYGQRVAERLAAELVRAGLTVVSGLARGIDTCAHRAALTAGGRTIAVLGSGIDVLYPPENRQLAEKIAGSGALVSEFPPGTGPLAMNFPKRNRLISALSRAVIAVEAGEKSGVLSTCSWAREQERPVFAVPGRIDDERSTGTNRLIQQGARLITGIGEVLESLGMNTPAETPQPVEPLPDEKPVLEAVGAEPVHIDEICAATGMPIPELMTLLFQLEVKGLVRQLPGKFFVRT comes from the coding sequence GTGCAGAATAAGGAACTCCTCGTCGACCTCTATTCCATTCCCGGCATGACTGAGTACCGGCTTAAGGGACTGCTGGCAACTTTCCAGAATCCTGAGGCAATTTTCCAAGCCGAGAAGGAAAAACTGACCGCGGTCCCCGGTATCGTTCCGGAACTGGCGCAGGCGATCATCAGCTATCAGCGCAGTGCCGAAACTACTGCCCGACTGAAAACCCTGCGCACACTGGGTGTCAAAATCATCGACTTTCTTGACCCGGAATTCCCGGAAAATCTCAGGAATTTACCCCATATGCCGCCAGTCCTTTTTATCCGGGGAGAAATCAAATCTGGTGACCGGCAGGCGGTGGCGGTCATCGGCACGAGAAGACCTTCCCATTACGGACAGCGGGTTGCGGAACGGCTGGCAGCCGAACTTGTCCGTGCCGGGCTGACCGTAGTCAGCGGTCTGGCAAGGGGAATTGACACCTGCGCCCATCGGGCAGCACTGACTGCCGGCGGCAGAACAATTGCGGTGCTCGGTTCCGGAATTGATGTCCTCTATCCGCCGGAAAACCGCCAGCTTGCGGAGAAAATTGCCGGTTCCGGCGCGCTTGTATCTGAATTCCCTCCGGGTACCGGACCGCTGGCAATGAACTTTCCCAAGCGCAACCGGCTCATCTCCGCCCTGTCCCGGGCGGTAATTGCGGTTGAAGCCGGCGAGAAATCCGGTGTGCTCAGCACCTGCAGCTGGGCTCGGGAGCAGGAACGGCCGGTATTCGCAGTTCCGGGGAGAATTGATGATGAACGGAGCACGGGCACCAACCGGCTGATTCAGCAGGGAGCCCGGCTCATTACCGGCATCGGTGAGGTTCTCGAATCACTCGGCATGAACACACCGGCTGAAACTCCACAGCCAGTTGAACCACTGCCCGATGAGAAACCGGTCCTGGAGGCAGTCGGTGCGGAGCCGGTCCATATTGATGAAATTTGCGCCGCCACCGGTATGCCGATACCGGAACTTATGACCCTGCTTTTCCAGCTGGAAGTAAAAGGGCTGGTCCGGCAGCTGCCCGGCAAGTTCTTTGTCCGGACCTGA
- the obgE gene encoding GTPase ObgE, which translates to MRFVDEAIISVRAGDGGDGCISFRREKYVPRGGPDGGDGGDGGSVILRGSEHLQTLADYLYRRRYQAGRGQHGMGKNRHGRNGEDVVLPVPLGTDVFDALTGEKLGEILHEGQELVVARGGKGGRGNARFATPVEQAPRKAEPGAKGEERTLRLVLRLLADIGIVGLPNAGKSTLLRALTSARPRVADYPFTTLTPNLGVITGRNFRFTVADMPGIIAGAHEGKGLGLRFLRHIERTRMLLYVVDGAGTPAEDLKILQEELRLYDQKLLSRPAVLVLNKADLIKGKKPSVSAPMPVIWVSALLGTGLERLQQLIQDHFPGESAE; encoded by the coding sequence ATGCGGTTTGTTGACGAAGCGATAATCTCGGTCCGGGCGGGCGACGGCGGTGACGGCTGCATTTCCTTCCGGCGGGAGAAGTATGTGCCCCGCGGTGGTCCGGACGGCGGTGATGGCGGTGACGGCGGTTCGGTAATCCTGCGGGGGAGTGAGCATCTGCAGACTCTGGCGGACTATCTCTACCGGCGCCGTTATCAGGCAGGCAGAGGTCAGCACGGCATGGGTAAGAACCGGCACGGCAGGAATGGTGAGGATGTGGTCCTGCCGGTGCCGCTGGGCACCGATGTGTTTGATGCCCTGACCGGTGAGAAACTGGGCGAAATCCTGCACGAAGGTCAGGAGCTGGTGGTGGCACGGGGAGGAAAAGGAGGCAGGGGCAATGCCCGGTTTGCCACTCCGGTGGAGCAGGCGCCCCGTAAAGCTGAACCGGGTGCAAAGGGCGAGGAACGGACCCTGCGGCTGGTTCTGCGCCTGTTGGCCGATATCGGCATTGTCGGTCTGCCCAATGCCGGCAAGTCCACCCTGCTGCGTGCCCTGACCTCAGCCCGGCCCAGGGTTGCTGATTATCCATTTACCACGCTTACTCCGAATCTGGGGGTGATTACCGGCAGGAATTTCCGTTTCACCGTTGCCGACATGCCGGGCATCATCGCCGGTGCTCATGAGGGAAAAGGACTGGGGCTCAGGTTCCTGCGTCATATTGAGCGCACGCGGATGCTGCTCTATGTGGTTGATGGTGCCGGGACACCGGCAGAGGATTTAAAAATTCTGCAGGAGGAGCTCCGGCTTTATGATCAGAAACTGCTGAGCCGGCCCGCGGTGCTGGTGCTGAACAAAGCCGATCTGATAAAGGGGAAGAAACCGTCAGTTTCTGCCCCGATGCCGGTAATCTGGGTTTCTGCACTCCTCGGCACCGGGCTGGAACGGCTCCAGCAGCTGATTCAGGACCATTTTCCCGGGGAAAGTGCAGAATAA
- the coaD gene encoding pantetheine-phosphate adenylyltransferase produces the protein MKRAVYPGSFDPITLGHLDIVERASRLFDEVIVAVARREEKNPLFSWEERIELARQATAGLERVKVEGFDGLLVDFVRSQNACAIIRGLRAVMDFDYEFQMALTNRKLAGELETVFFLPSEKYFYLSSSLVRELARAGGELSCFAPPVVVAALKRKFSR, from the coding sequence ATGAAAAGAGCGGTCTATCCAGGCAGTTTTGACCCGATTACGCTGGGTCATCTGGATATCGTTGAGCGGGCATCAAGGCTGTTTGATGAGGTGATTGTCGCGGTGGCAAGGCGGGAGGAGAAAAATCCGCTTTTCTCCTGGGAGGAACGGATTGAACTGGCAAGACAGGCAACCGCCGGACTGGAGCGGGTCAAAGTTGAAGGTTTTGACGGACTGCTGGTGGATTTTGTCCGCAGCCAGAACGCCTGCGCCATCATCCGGGGTCTGCGTGCGGTGATGGACTTTGACTATGAGTTCCAGATGGCGCTGACCAACCGCAAGCTTGCCGGTGAACTGGAGACGGTCTTCTTTCTGCCCTCAGAAAAGTATTTCTATCTCAGCTCCTCACTCGTGCGCGAGCTGGCGCGCGCCGGCGGGGAACTGTCCTGTTTCGCTCCACCGGTGGTGGTAGCGGCGCTGAAAAGAAAATTTTCCCGTTAG
- the rsmD gene encoding 16S rRNA (guanine(966)-N(2))-methyltransferase RsmD, which yields MRISAGELKGRRLVYPRSGLRPTKDITRQGIFNLLGTAVRNARVCDLFAGGGALGIEALSRGAALVVFVEKSLKIIGCLKANLAGLENVQIIRGDVLRVVPKLQDAGFDIVLADPPYHQELADRTAELVARNRLVKINGWLVIEHSRQETVRVPNGWIVLKQRTYGETAVTFFRRQE from the coding sequence GTGCGCATCAGTGCCGGCGAACTGAAAGGCAGAAGGCTGGTTTATCCCCGCTCGGGCCTGCGCCCGACCAAGGACATCACCCGGCAGGGAATCTTCAATCTCCTGGGCACCGCGGTCCGAAATGCCCGGGTGTGCGATCTCTTTGCCGGTGGTGGTGCGCTGGGTATTGAGGCGCTTTCCCGGGGTGCAGCTCTGGTGGTGTTCGTGGAAAAAAGCCTGAAGATCATCGGCTGTCTGAAAGCGAACCTTGCCGGGCTGGAAAATGTGCAGATCATCCGCGGTGATGTACTCCGGGTGGTGCCGAAACTGCAGGATGCCGGCTTTGACATTGTCCTCGCGGACCCGCCCTATCATCAGGAGCTGGCAGACCGCACCGCCGAACTTGTTGCCCGGAACCGGCTGGTTAAAATAAACGGCTGGCTGGTCATTGAACACAGCCGGCAGGAGACGGTCCGGGTCCCGAACGGCTGGATTGTCCTCAAACAGCGGACTTATGGTGAGACAGCAGTAACCTTTTTCAGGAGGCAGGAATGA